The stretch of DNA GCCGACCAGCGCGACGAGGTTCAGGATGCCGATCAGGTAGAGGAAGCTGCCCGAGGAGAGGGTGCCGACCGTGCCGATCGTCCGGTGGGCGCTCGAGTCGTCGTCGACCAGGGCTCCGACGGCGTGGGCGCCGACGGCCACGAGCGCTGCCATGCCGAAGACGATCGTGGAGTGGCCCATCGCGAACCAGAAGCCGACCGACTTGGGGCGGATCCCGTCGTTGCGCAGCTTGCGGGTGGTGTTGTCGATCGCGGCGATGTGGTCGGCGTCGAACGCGTGCCGCAGGCCGAAGGTGTAGGCGGTGATGCCGAGCCCGACGCTGAAGACCTGGGTCCCCAGGCTGTAGTGCTGCGGCGCCACCACGAGGATCAGGACGCCGAAGCCGACCACGTGCATCAGCACGATGAAGCCGAGCAGGCCACCGGCTTCGATCCAGTCCTTGGCGGTCCAGGTGGTCAGAGCACGGAGCAGGACGTGGCCTCGCGGGGGCGTGGCAGGGGAAACAGAAGGCGACATCGCCATCCTCCTCGGGACGGTCAGCGGCGATCCGGGGGAGGCGACCGGGCTCGTCCCTGCGTGCATGCGCGCACGAGGGCTTTACCGTTGCGGGACAGCGCCGGGATCTCACCGGCTTCGCTCCGTCTGGATCATCCGGCCGTTGGCCGGACGGTTCGAACCTAGGGTCCAGCGACTCGAGGCGTCAAGCCTTCCCACCTGATGAGCTGATCAGGCGACAGGTTGCTGCGGGTCGGGCCCTCGCCTGGGAGGATGGCCCCATGCACCTCGTCCCTGCAGAGCGCGCCGACCACCGGATCATCGACGCCGACCGCGTCTGCGACGCGATAGCGGTGCTCGCGGACGGCGCAGGGGTCCGCACCTGGTCCGAGCGCTTCGCCCTGCTCGGCGACCCGACGCGCCTCGCGCTGCTGGTGTGCATCCACCGGGTCGGTCCGATCTCGGTGTCGGATCTCGCTGTTGCCACCGGCCTCAAGGACACGGCCGTCTCCCAGGCGCTACGGCTGCTGCGCAACGCCGGCGCCGTCGCGGCGGGCCGCGAGGGACGCGTCGTGCGCTACCGGCTCCTCGACGCAGCGCTCGGGCCCCTCCTGGACCAGGTCGCACCCGCCGTGGCCACGACGCATCGACACGGGTAATCGCCACGGACCCAGCGGACCCAGCGGACCCAGCAAACCGAGCGGATCGAGCGAACCGGGCGGGCCGCGGCACGGGCCTGCGACCGGCAACGTTCTACGTCTTGTAGAGTCTGGCCGGCGCTCCCGATCCCCGGGAGCCAGATCACGATCCCGAGGAACCCATGACGCGTCGTCAAGCCGTCCGGCTCGCTCTCGTCGCCGCCCCCGCACTCGCGGTGGTCGGCCTCGCCCTGCCGGCCTCCGCTCACGTCACCGTGAACCCGAGCACCGCGAGTGCGGGCGGATACACCAAGCTGACCTTCCGGGTGCCGACGGAGTCCGACACGGCCTCGACCACGAAGGTCGCCGTCTACTTCCCCACCGACCACCCGTTCGCCTCGGTGAGCGTCAAGCCGCACCCGGGGTGGAGCTTCAAGGTCACCGACGAGAAGCTGAAGACGCCGATCAGCAGCGACGACGGTCAGGTCACCCAGGCCGTCTCCCGGATCGTGTGGACAGCCGATTCGGCCGCCGACGCGATCAAGCCCGGGGAGTTCGACGAGTTCGACGTGTCGGTGGGTCCGCTGCCCGACTCCGGGACGGTGGAGTTCAAGGCGCTGCAGACCTACAGCGACGGCTCGGTCGTGCGCTGGATCCAGGACAGCGTCGCCGGTCAGGACGAGCCGGAGCACCCGGCCCCGGTCCTCACCATCACCCCGTCCGCCGCCGCCGACCCGAGTGCGACGGCGAGCAGCCCGGCCGGCGACTCCGGCACCGAGTCCGCCTCTCCCGGACCGGCGACGGTGGTCGAGAAGGAGGACTCCTCGCACGCGCCGCTGATCCTCTCGACCATCGCCCTCGTCGTCGCGCTCGGCGCCCTCGGCGGCGCGGCGCTCTCCGTCGTCCGGCGTCGCGCCTGATAGCGGGCGGCCCCACGGCCGTCTTCGCCCCCGCGCTGCCATCGGTGAGAATGGCGGCGCGAGCAGCACGACCCGGGAGGACCGATGACCACAGCGGAGCACGACGGCGGACGTCGCCGCCACGGCGCCTTGCGCGACGAGGTGCTCGGCGTACTCCTGCACTCCCCCGGCTCGCTGACGGCGCGCGAGGTCGCCGACCGCCTCGCCGAGGCCGGTGGCCCGGTGCCGGCGATCACCACGGTGCTCACCGTGCTGGACCGCCTGCGTCGCTCGGGCGAGGTGGAGAAGGCCAAGGTCGGCGGTGAGCTGCGCTTCAGCGTGGCACGCCACGACGCCGACCTGACCGCCGACGACATGCTGGCCGCGCTGCTGCGCAGCAAGGATCGGACCGGCGCACTGCTCAGCTTCGCCGGCGCCCTGAGCGACGAGGACCTCGCCGCGCTGCGCCGACTCGTCGGATCCGACTGACCACGCCGTGGTCGCGGACCTGGTCAGCACCGGCTGCCTGCTCCTGCTCTACGCGGTGGCGGTCATGGTCGCGACCCCGCTGGCGGTGACCCGGCGGCGGTGGACCAGCCGGCTGCCGCGGCTGGCGATCATGATCTGGATCGGGGCGCTCGCGAGTGGCTGCACGGCGATGCTGGTCAGCTTCGGCTGCACGATCGGCGCGGCCGTCGCGCTCGCCCACCGGCCGCACGGCGTCCGCGAGCAGGTCACCTGGCACTCCGCCCTCAACAGCTTCGGGATCACCGCCGTCGCCTGCCTGGCGACGGCGGTGGGCGGCGCGATGATCGGCCTCGTCCTCTATCGCGCGGCCACCGGGAGCCTGCGCCGAAGCCACCTTCGGGTGCGCATCGCCGCCGCCCTCGGTCGTCGCGCGGCAGCGCCCGCTCGCCGGGTGACCACGGTGGTGGTCGACAGCGAGACGCGCAGTGCCATCAGCGTCCCCGGCCGCCGGCCGGTCATCGTGGTGTCCTCGCAGCTGCGCGACCTCCTCACGGCCGCCGAGCTGCGCACCGTCGTCGAGCACGAACGAGGCCACCTGCTCCAGCGCCACCACCTCCTGGTCCAGCTCGCCGACCTGCAGTACCGGTGTGCGCCGCTGCTGCCGTGCGCTCGGGCGCTGGAGCGCTCGATCCACCTGCTGGTCGAGCTGGCCGCCGACGACCACGCCGTACGGCGGTGCGGCGCCGGCCTGACCGCGCGCGCCCTGCGGGCCCTGGGTGCGGCGAACCACGACGACGGGCTGCGTCTGAGGGCGCAGCGGATCGAGGCCCGCTCGTCCCGGGGCGAGGTGGCGCTCGGTGGATGACATGCCCGGGATGCAGGGTGCCGGCGGGATGTGGTCGATGACCGGTCCGATGTGGATGCCCGATCGCGCACCCTCCCTGTCCCGGCTCGTCGCGTTCCACCTGCAGCCGGTGCCGATCGTGCCGCTGCTCGGCCTGGTCGGACTGATCGGCTACCTGCTCGGCGTTGCGGTCGTGACAGGTAGCGGTGGGCGCTGGCCGCTGGGACGCACGCTGAGCTGGCTGGCCGGCATCGTGCTCCTCGAGGCGGTGACCACCACCGGCATCGAGGCCTACGGCATGATGCTGTTCAGCGTGCACATGGCCCAGCACATGGTCCTGGCGATGGTGGTGCCGATCCTGCTGGCCCTGGGCTCGCCCTACCGGCTGGCGCTCGCCGCGGCCCCCGAGGGCCCGGGCGGGGCGGCGGTCCGGCGGTTGCTGCCGGCCGCGGCCGGGAGTCGGGCGGCGGGCGTCCTGCTGAGCCTGCCGGTGCGATGGTGCCTGTTCCTCGCCTCGCTCTACGGCATCTACTTCACCCCGCTCTTCCAGGACCTGATGCACACGGTGTGGGGCCACAACGTGATGCTGCTGCACTTCCTCCTCACCGGCTGCCTCTTCTTCGGCCCGCTGGTCAGCGAGCCCCGCGCCCTCCCCCACGTCCGGCCGGCGCCGCGCCGGCTGGCGGAGACCTTCGCCTCCACCCCGTTGCACGCGGTGTTCGGGTTGATCATCATGTTCTCGACCGGGCCGGTGCTGCGGTTCTTCGACGACCCGGACCCGTCCTGGGCGGTCGATCCCCTCAGCGACCAGACCCTGGCCGGCAGCATCGCCTGGGCCACCTCGGAGGCGGCGACGGTCCTGGTGATGGTGATCCTGCTGGCACGCTGGGCACGCACCACCCGGGCCGGCGGACCCGCCCGATCATCCGCTCAGGCGCGGATCACTTGATCGGCAGCGCGACCGATCCGGTCGCCTCGTCGACGGCCGTGGTCCGCAACGTCACCGAGAGCCGCCACGTTCCCGACACCGGTACGGCGATGCTGCCCTGACGGTGACCCGTACCGGCGTTGACCAGCGTGACCGGCAGCGGCCCGACCGACCGTGCGGGCAGGCTCAGCGTGGCGTCGATCTCCTTGGGATCGGTCGGCAGCTGGTCCTTGCCGAAGATGTAGAGGTGCAGCTCCATCCGGCGGTCCCCGGTGGGCACCGCCGAGACCTGCACCGTGTCGCCCTCGAGCACGAGGTTCGCCGCGATGCTCGGGTGGTAGGCCGTCTTGGCGGGCTCGGTGGCCACCAGCGCCGAGGAGATGCCCAGGACCACGACGAGCCCGGCCGCCTCGGCCAGGACCGCACGCCGCAGGATCCGCGTCGAGCCGGCCGTCCGCCGCTGTTGCCGTACCCAGGCCCGCGAGCCGGCGGCGGCGACCAGCACGACCGCCACCACCCCGATCTTGACGAGCAGCTCGCGGCCGTAGGTGGTGCCGCCCAGCGCGGCCCAGGAGCCGACCTGCCGCACGGCCTGATAGGTCCCGCTGGCGACGATCAGGAGCACCAGCACGGCGGCGAGCGCCGAGAAGCGCGCGACGACGGCCGCGGCGTTCTCGGCCAGCGGCAGGACCGCTACCAGGATCACCGCCAACGAGCCCAGCCACATGCTCGCGCAGAGGACGTGCACGGTGTCGTTGAGCGCCGCCACGACGCGGCCCGAGCCCGCCGCGGCGTGACCGGACAGCGCGAAGCTCACCCCGACCAGCACCGCCCCGACACCGACGGGCAGCCGCGGCAGGCGCGAGAGCCGCAGGGTGAGTGTCAGGGCCGCCACCAGCACCAGCCGGGCGATCGCCGCATGGCCGTACGTCGTGCCGAGCACCTCGCGCAGCAGCCGGCCCTGGCCCAGGCTGCCGAAGCCGAGCGCCGCGTCGTAGGGGCCCTTGAGGAGCACGTCTGCCACGGTGCCGAGGGCGAGCAGCCCCGCGCCGACGGCGGCGAGCCGCCGCACCCGTCGCAGCGACCAGCCCTCCGCCCAGCACCAGGCGACGAAGAGCAGGGTGCCGACCAGGAGCGCGCTGCCGGCGTAGCCGACCAGCCGCGCGGCGCCCAGCGCCACGGCCACGCCCTTGTTCGTCGCATCGTCCGGGGCTACCGGCGCCGCGCTCGTCCGGCCGACCGAGAAGGTGTAGGCACCCGAGACCGGGTGGGAGTCGGCCGAGATCACCCGCCAGGAGACCAGGTAGGTGCCCTGGGCGCCGCCGCTGCGCAGGTGCACGCTGACGGCCTGACCCTTCCCGGCCGGGTGGGCCACGTCACCGGCGTCGACCCGGGCGCCGTCGGGTCCGTAGACGCGCAACGAGGTCGGCAGCAGGGTCACCGCCTCGTCGAAGCTCAGCGACACGCTGTCGGGAGCGGTCGCGAGGACGACGTCCGGTGGCGGCGTGCTGCCCTCCAGCACCGCATGGGCGGAGGCCGGAGCGGCCGCCGCCATGACCGCGAGCACCACCAGCGCACCGAGCGCCGCCGCGAACCTGACCCACCGGCCTCGCGGCTCGAGCACTCTGGACACCACGGGGACCGACTGTAACGGGGGCCTCGTACCTCCCGATCCGTGAGGTGTGGACGGGGCGGCCTACCATCGCTGCAGACCGTTGAAAGGACCCGTCGTTGCGTCGCTGTGCTGCCCTCCTGCTGGCCCTGGCCGTCCTCCTGCCCCTGCCCGCCCACGCCGACGGATTCTCCACCTACGTCTCGACGTTCAAGGCCGTCGCCCCTGACATCTCCGGCATCCGGGTGCGGGTCCCCTCCAACGGCGAGGACATCAACGTCGCGAACACGGGTGCGACCCCGCTGATCGTCTATGGCTACCAGGGCGACCAGTACCTCAAGATCACCTCTGAGGGCGTGTGGCAGAACAAGCTCTCCCCGGCCACCTACCTCAACAAGGAGCAGACCATCGGCGCCATCCCCGCCGATGCCAACGCCACCAAGCCGCCCGTCTGGGTCAAGATCAGTGACACGAACCATGCCCAGTGGCACGATCACCGGATCCACTGGATGGGCGTCAGCAACGCTCCGGTGGTGCAGAAGGACCCCAAGCACGCCCACCTGATCAACAACTGGAAGATCCCGATCGCGTCGGGCACCCAGAAGGCCGACATCACCGGCACGCTCACCTACCAGCCCGGTGGCCACCTCGGGACCTACCTGACCTACGGCGCGATCGGCCTGGCGATCCTGGTCATCCTCGGCCTGCAGGTGATCATCCTGCGCCGGCGCAAGGCCGCCTCCGCGAGCTGAGGGGCGCACCTGCCTGCCGCGCCGCGGTCAACGGCTCCTCCTGAGCACGGCGAGGGCCAGGACGGCGGCCGCCCCGACCGCTAGCGCGGCTCCGTCGACCCGCCGGGCCAAGTGGGTCGCGCGCGCGATGTCGACCGGCTCCGGCGCCCGGCCCACCCCCATCACGGCGCGATGCTCGACCCGGTCACCGTGGTAGGTGTTGGTGCCCCCGAGCCGGATGCCCAGCGCGCCGGCGAAGGTCGACTCCACCACGCCCGCGTTCGGGCTCGGATGCCGGCGGGCGTCGCGTCGCCACGCGGTGGCAGCGCTGCCCGGGTCCTCGCCCAGCGCGACCGCGAGCACACCGGCCAGCCGCGACGCCGGCAGGTTGACCACGTCGTCGAGCCGCGCGCTCGCCCAGCCGAACCTCTCGTAGCGGGCGGTGCGGTGGCCGACCATCGCGTCCAGGGTGTTGGCAGCCCGGTAGCCGAGCAGGCCAGGGACGCCGGCGACGGCCCCCCAGACCAGCGGCGCCACGACCGCGTCCGAGGTGTTCTCGGCGATCGACTCCACCACGGCACGGGCCACCTCGCCCTCGTCCAAGGCCGCCGTGTCGCGACCGACCAGGTGGGTCAGCCGCCGTCGCGCACCGGGCAGGTCGCCGGCGGCCAGGCGCGCCCGGACGGCGGCTGCCTCCCGCTCGAGGCTGCGGCCGCCCAGCACTACCCAGGTCGCCAGGGCCGTCAGGGCGGTCCGGGCCAGCGGACGGGACGCCACGGCCCGTTCGGACGCGACACCCAGGGCCACCGCTCCCCCGACCAGGATCCCGGCGTGGAGCACGCCGCGAGCGCGGTCGTCGCCGTGGATCCGCCGCTCCAGCGCGCCGGCCAACCTGCCGAAGCCGGCGACCGGGTGGCCCCGCCGGGGATCGCCGAACGCCCGGTCGGCGGCGAAGCCGAGCACCAGTCCGCCCGCCCGGGCGAGCCCCGTCACGACAGGCCTACCAGGAGCGCGGCCAGCGCCAGCTCGACGGCGGCACCGAAGACGTCGCCGGTGACGCCCCCGAGCCGCCGGACGGCGTGGGCCACCAGCACCGCCACCGCCAGGGCGGCCGCGGCGACGGCGACCACGCCACGCCACCAGTCCAGGCCGGCGGCGCTCGCCGCCAGTGCCAGCACCGCGGCACCCGCCAGCCAGACCAGCGCCACGACCGGTCGCGGCACCGCCTGGGTGTAGGTGTCGCCGAGTCCGCCGGGCCGCGCGGACGGTACGCCGGCGGCGCAGCACAGGACCAGCGCGGCGCGCGAGACGCACACGCCCAGCCCGGCCAGCACCGCACCGCGCAGGGCGTGCGGCCCCGCGAGCACCGACGCCAGCGCGGCCGCCTGCAGACCGATCACCAGGACGAGGGCGACCACGCCCGCCGGCCCCGACGTACCGGTCTTCATCACGGTCAGCGCCCGCTCGCGGTCGTAGGAGGACGCGAGGCCGTCGACGGTGTCGGCGAGGCCGTCGACGTGGAAGGCGCGGTTGCCGAGCACGATCACCCCCACCGCGAGCAGCGCCACCACCGGCGGCGGCAGGTCGAGGCGGATGCCGGCGTACCCGGTGATCGCGGCGGCCGCTCCGAGCGGGACCGTCGCGACCGGTGCCAGCACCATCGCCAGTCCCGCGCGGCGCCGATCGACCACCGTCGGCGGACGGACGGGCACCGCCGTGAGCGTGCCGACGGCGAGCCGCCAGGAGTCAGCGATCATGACGCAGCTCAGGGCAACAGGTCGCTGAGCAGCGCGACGTCGCGCAACAGGGCGATCGCGCTGCGCACGACCGGTACGGCGGCGACGGCACCCGATCCCTCGCCCAGCCGCAGACCGAGGTCGAGCAGCGGCTCGAGGCCCATCTTCGCCAGCGCGAGGCTCTGCGCGGGCTCGGTGGAGCGGTGGCCGGCGGCGTACCAGGCCGCGGCGCCGGGCTCGATCCGATCCGCCGTCAGCGCGCACGCGACGCTCATCAGGCCGTCGAGCAGGACCGGCACCCCTCGGCGTGCCGCCTCCAGCAGGTAGCCGGTGGTGGCGGCGAGGTCGGCGCTGCTCAGCGCGGCGAGGGTCTCGACCGGATCCTCGGTGCGTGCACCCGCGCGGGCGACGGCAGCATCGACGACGCCGGCCTTGTGGGCGAGCGCGGCGTCGTCGATGCCTGTCCCCCGGCCGACGACCTCGCCGGCCGGCAGTCCGAGCGCCACCGCGACGAGCGCGGCGGCCGGGGTGGTGTTGCCGATGCCCATGTCGCCGCTGATCAGCAGGCGCGCACCGGCAGCGATCTCCTCACCGGCGACCGCCGCACCGGCGGCGAGCGCCTGCTCGGTCTCGGCCCGGGTGAGAGCGTCCTGGAGGTGGATGGCGCCGCTGCCGCGACGGACCTTGTGCCGCTGCAGCGCCGCCCTGAGGTCGCTGTCGAGGTCCTCGAAGTCGTCGTCGACGCCGAGGTCCAGCACGCGCACCTGCACCTGGTGGGCGCGGGCGAGAGCCGTGACGCCCGCCTTGCCGGCCAGGAACGTGCGGACCATCGCCCCGGTGATCGCAGGCGGGAACGCTGAGACGCCGTGCGCGGCGACGCCGTGGTCGCCGGCGAAGATGACCAGCCGCACGCTCTCGGCGCCGTCCAGTGGCTGCGGCGGCACCTGACCCTGGCAGGCCGCCAGCCACACGCCGAGCTCGCCGAGGCGGCCGAGCGCACCCGGTGGCGTCGCCAGGGCGGCCAGCCGCTTGGCGGCGTGGTCGCGGGTGATGGTGGAGGGCGGGACGAGGGTCATCGGAGGGCTCCTTCGAGGGCGGTGAGCAGCTGGTCGGTGAGCTCGGGCGGCCGGACAGCGATCCGGATCCAGGAATCGTCGAGACCGGGGAACGTGTCGCCCCGTCGTACGGCGATGCCCTGCTCGCGCAGCAGGCGATGGGTGCCGGCGCCGGCCTGGAGCAGGACGTACGGCGCCTGCGAGTCCACCGGCCGATGCCCGCGCTCGTGCAGCTGCGCGACGAGGTAGGTGCGCCACCGGGTCAGCTCGGCGGCGCGCCGCGCGGCCTCCTGCCGCGCCTGCGGGCTGCTGCACGCGAGCATCGCGGCGATGGCGGGCGTGCCGACCGACCAGGGGGTCTGCTGTGCGGCCAGCTCGCGGATCAGGGCGCTCTCACCGAGCACGTAGCCCGCCCGGATGCCGGGGATCGACCAGTGCTTGGTGAGGCTGCGCAGCACGAGCAGGCCCGCCGAGACGTCATCGCGTGGCACTCCAGGCGTCACTGCGTCGGCGAACGACTCCGGCTCCCCCGGGACGGCGTCCATGAACGCCTCGTCGACCACCACGACCCGGCCGGGGCGCAGCAGCGCAGCGATCGCCGCCCGGCGGTGCAGGACGCCGGTCGGGTTGGTGGGGTTGCCGACGACGACCAGGTCGGCGTCCTCGGGGATCCGGCCGGCGTCGAGTGCGAAGCCGTCCTCGGGTCGGGTCAGGACGGTGGCGACCGTGTGCCCCGCCTGCTGCAGCGCCGCGTGCGGCTCGGTGAACTGCGGGTGCACCACCACCGGCCGCCGCCAGGGCCGCAGCCGGGCGATCAGGGTGAAGGCCTCGGCGGCCCCGGCCGTCGGCAGCACCTCGTCGGGCGCGCGGCCGTGACGGGCGCCGATCGCCGCCGCCGCCGAGGTCGGGTCGGGGTAGGAGTCGATGCCCGCCAGGCTCTCGGTCAGCGCTGCGTCGAGCCAGTCGGGGCGGGCTGCGGCGTACACGTTCACGGCGAAGTCGAGGTGCCCGTCGCGAGCCTCCGCATCACCGTGGTGACGCAGCCCCGACTCGACCGGGACGCAGGCCCGACTCGACGCGGCCTCGGCGAAGCGCTGGGCCAGCTGCGGGTGGCCGGCCCAATGCACGTGCAGGTACGACGCGTGCAGTCTCGGGCCACCGAAGCCGACGGCCTCACCGTCCACCTCCCAGGCCGGCCCCCAGCCGGCACCCGCTCCGGCACCCGCTCCGGCACCCGCTCCGGCACCCGGTGTGGCGCGGGTCTTGTGGAACTCGTGCGCGGTGATCCGCTCGCCCGCTCGGGTCAGCAGCGAGTCGGCGGGAGCCAGCGCGACCGGGTAGCGCAGCGTGAGCCGCCCCATCGTTGCCGTGGTCGGCAGCACGCCGGCCATCGCCGTGCCCTCCAGCGACTCGGCCAGGTAGAGCAGGCCGGCGCACTCGGCGACCGTCGGCAGCCCGTCGCGGACGGCGGTGCGGATCTCCTCCATCAGCGCCCGGTTGGCGGCCAGCTCGGGCGCGTAGACCTCGGGGAAGCCGCCTCCGAGGTAGAGACCGCTGGTCCCGGCGGGGAGCGCGGCGTCCGTCAGCGGGTCGAACGTCACCACCTCGCACCCGGCGGCGGTCAGCAGCTCCTCGGTCTCGGCGTAGCGGAACGTGAACGCCCGCCCGCCGGCGACGGCGATCCGCGGTCGGGCACCGTCGGCTCGCGCGACGGGTGTGGTCGGCGGCGCCCACGGCACGGCGTCGAGGGCGGGAGCCGACCGCGCGACCTCGAGCACGGCGGACAGGTCCACCTGCGCGGCGATCTGCTCGCCGAGCAGGGCGACCGTCTGGGCCGACACCGAGCGCTCGGCCACCGGGACCAGGCCGAGGTGGCGCGACGGGGTCGCCAGCCGCTCGTCGCGCCGTACGACGCCGAGCACGGGGACCTCCCGGATCGACCGCACGACCTCGGCGACGTTGCGCTCCGAGCCTGCCTGGTTCAAGATCACGCCGGCGATCCGGACCGCCGGGTCGTAGGCGATCATCCCCGCCACGATGGCACCCGCCGAGCGGGAGAGCCGGCCGACGTCGAGCACGAGCACCACCGGCGTCGCCGTCAGCGCCGCCACGTGCGCGGTGGAGGCGAAGCCGTCGGCGCCGATGCGTCCGTCGTACAGGCCCATCACGCCCTCGATGACAGCGACGTCGGCGGGTACGGGCACACGCGCACCGTGCAGCAGCAGCGGCGCGATCAGGTCCTCGCCGACCAGGTGCGGGTCGAGGTTGCGGCCCGGCCGGCCGGTGGCCAGGGCGTGGTAGCCGGGATCGATGTAGTCCGGTCCGACCTTGTGACAGCTGACGGCGAGCCCTGGACCGTGCGGGCCGGCGGCGCGCAACGCGGCCATCAGGCCGGTCGCG from Nocardioides sp. BP30 encodes:
- a CDS encoding ArsR/SmtB family transcription factor, which produces MHLVPAERADHRIIDADRVCDAIAVLADGAGVRTWSERFALLGDPTRLALLVCIHRVGPISVSDLAVATGLKDTAVSQALRLLRNAGAVAAGREGRVVRYRLLDAALGPLLDQVAPAVATTHRHG
- a CDS encoding YcnI family copper-binding membrane protein, which gives rise to MTRRQAVRLALVAAPALAVVGLALPASAHVTVNPSTASAGGYTKLTFRVPTESDTASTTKVAVYFPTDHPFASVSVKPHPGWSFKVTDEKLKTPISSDDGQVTQAVSRIVWTADSAADAIKPGEFDEFDVSVGPLPDSGTVEFKALQTYSDGSVVRWIQDSVAGQDEPEHPAPVLTITPSAAADPSATASSPAGDSGTESASPGPATVVEKEDSSHAPLILSTIALVVALGALGGAALSVVRRRA
- a CDS encoding BlaI/MecI/CopY family transcriptional regulator, yielding MTTAEHDGGRRRHGALRDEVLGVLLHSPGSLTAREVADRLAEAGGPVPAITTVLTVLDRLRRSGEVEKAKVGGELRFSVARHDADLTADDMLAALLRSKDRTGALLSFAGALSDEDLAALRRLVGSD
- a CDS encoding M56 family metallopeptidase, encoding MVADLVSTGCLLLLYAVAVMVATPLAVTRRRWTSRLPRLAIMIWIGALASGCTAMLVSFGCTIGAAVALAHRPHGVREQVTWHSALNSFGITAVACLATAVGGAMIGLVLYRAATGSLRRSHLRVRIAAALGRRAAAPARRVTTVVVDSETRSAISVPGRRPVIVVSSQLRDLLTAAELRTVVEHERGHLLQRHHLLVQLADLQYRCAPLLPCARALERSIHLLVELAADDHAVRRCGAGLTARALRALGAANHDDGLRLRAQRIEARSSRGEVALGG
- a CDS encoding cytochrome c oxidase assembly protein, giving the protein MPGMQGAGGMWSMTGPMWMPDRAPSLSRLVAFHLQPVPIVPLLGLVGLIGYLLGVAVVTGSGGRWPLGRTLSWLAGIVLLEAVTTTGIEAYGMMLFSVHMAQHMVLAMVVPILLALGSPYRLALAAAPEGPGGAAVRRLLPAAAGSRAAGVLLSLPVRWCLFLASLYGIYFTPLFQDLMHTVWGHNVMLLHFLLTGCLFFGPLVSEPRALPHVRPAPRRLAETFASTPLHAVFGLIIMFSTGPVLRFFDDPDPSWAVDPLSDQTLAGSIAWATSEAATVLVMVILLARWARTTRAGGPARSSAQARIT
- a CDS encoding copper resistance CopC/CopD family protein, with protein sequence MSRVLEPRGRWVRFAAALGALVVLAVMAAAAPASAHAVLEGSTPPPDVVLATAPDSVSLSFDEAVTLLPTSLRVYGPDGARVDAGDVAHPAGKGQAVSVHLRSGGAQGTYLVSWRVISADSHPVSGAYTFSVGRTSAAPVAPDDATNKGVAVALGAARLVGYAGSALLVGTLLFVAWCWAEGWSLRRVRRLAAVGAGLLALGTVADVLLKGPYDAALGFGSLGQGRLLREVLGTTYGHAAIARLVLVAALTLTLRLSRLPRLPVGVGAVLVGVSFALSGHAAAGSGRVVAALNDTVHVLCASMWLGSLAVILVAVLPLAENAAAVVARFSALAAVLVLLIVASGTYQAVRQVGSWAALGGTTYGRELLVKIGVVAVVLVAAAGSRAWVRQQRRTAGSTRILRRAVLAEAAGLVVVLGISSALVATEPAKTAYHPSIAANLVLEGDTVQVSAVPTGDRRMELHLYIFGKDQLPTDPKEIDATLSLPARSVGPLPVTLVNAGTGHRQGSIAVPVSGTWRLSVTLRTTAVDEATGSVALPIK
- a CDS encoding cobalamin biosynthesis protein, giving the protein MTGLARAGGLVLGFAADRAFGDPRRGHPVAGFGRLAGALERRIHGDDRARGVLHAGILVGGAVALGVASERAVASRPLARTALTALATWVVLGGRSLEREAAAVRARLAAGDLPGARRRLTHLVGRDTAALDEGEVARAVVESIAENTSDAVVAPLVWGAVAGVPGLLGYRAANTLDAMVGHRTARYERFGWASARLDDVVNLPASRLAGVLAVALGEDPGSAATAWRRDARRHPSPNAGVVESTFAGALGIRLGGTNTYHGDRVEHRAVMGVGRAPEPVDIARATHLARRVDGAALAVGAAAVLALAVLRRSR
- a CDS encoding adenosylcobinamide-GDP ribazoletransferase, with protein sequence MIADSWRLAVGTLTAVPVRPPTVVDRRRAGLAMVLAPVATVPLGAAAAITGYAGIRLDLPPPVVALLAVGVIVLGNRAFHVDGLADTVDGLASSYDRERALTVMKTGTSGPAGVVALVLVIGLQAAALASVLAGPHALRGAVLAGLGVCVSRAALVLCCAAGVPSARPGGLGDTYTQAVPRPVVALVWLAGAAVLALAASAAGLDWWRGVVAVAAAALAVAVLVAHAVRRLGGVTGDVFGAAVELALAALLVGLS
- the cobT gene encoding nicotinate-nucleotide--dimethylbenzimidazole phosphoribosyltransferase, coding for MTLVPPSTITRDHAAKRLAALATPPGALGRLGELGVWLAACQGQVPPQPLDGAESVRLVIFAGDHGVAAHGVSAFPPAITGAMVRTFLAGKAGVTALARAHQVQVRVLDLGVDDDFEDLDSDLRAALQRHKVRRGSGAIHLQDALTRAETEQALAAGAAVAGEEIAAGARLLISGDMGIGNTTPAAALVAVALGLPAGEVVGRGTGIDDAALAHKAGVVDAAVARAGARTEDPVETLAALSSADLAATTGYLLEAARRGVPVLLDGLMSVACALTADRIEPGAAAWYAAGHRSTEPAQSLALAKMGLEPLLDLGLRLGEGSGAVAAVPVVRSAIALLRDVALLSDLLP
- a CDS encoding cobyrinate a,c-diamide synthase; translated protein: MRLPRLVVAAPSTGQGKTTIATGLMAALRAAGPHGPGLAVSCHKVGPDYIDPGYHALATGRPGRNLDPHLVGEDLIAPLLLHGARVPVPADVAVIEGVMGLYDGRIGADGFASTAHVAALTATPVVLVLDVGRLSRSAGAIVAGMIAYDPAVRIAGVILNQAGSERNVAEVVRSIREVPVLGVVRRDERLATPSRHLGLVPVAERSVSAQTVALLGEQIAAQVDLSAVLEVARSAPALDAVPWAPPTTPVARADGARPRIAVAGGRAFTFRYAETEELLTAAGCEVVTFDPLTDAALPAGTSGLYLGGGFPEVYAPELAANRALMEEIRTAVRDGLPTVAECAGLLYLAESLEGTAMAGVLPTTATMGRLTLRYPVALAPADSLLTRAGERITAHEFHKTRATPGAGAGAGAGAGAGAGWGPAWEVDGEAVGFGGPRLHASYLHVHWAGHPQLAQRFAEAASSRACVPVESGLRHHGDAEARDGHLDFAVNVYAAARPDWLDAALTESLAGIDSYPDPTSAAAAIGARHGRAPDEVLPTAGAAEAFTLIARLRPWRRPVVVHPQFTEPHAALQQAGHTVATVLTRPEDGFALDAGRIPEDADLVVVGNPTNPTGVLHRRAAIAALLRPGRVVVVDEAFMDAVPGEPESFADAVTPGVPRDDVSAGLLVLRSLTKHWSIPGIRAGYVLGESALIRELAAQQTPWSVGTPAIAAMLACSSPQARQEAARRAAELTRWRTYLVAQLHERGHRPVDSQAPYVLLQAGAGTHRLLREQGIAVRRGDTFPGLDDSWIRIAVRPPELTDQLLTALEGALR